Proteins encoded by one window of Anaeromyxobacter sp.:
- the hoxU gene encoding bidirectional hydrogenase complex protein HoxU: MTVKTLTLDGKPVSAREDETILDLCREHKVPLPTLCHLEGLGAVGACRLCLVEVKGSPRLHPACTLRAEEGMEITTGSDRLKRYRRQIVELLFAERNHVCAICVVNGRCELQDVAYAVGLDHVRYQYRHPPTELDASHPRFMLDQGRCVLCTRCVRVCDELEGAHTWDVAGRGAASRVITDLNQPWGKSESCTSCGKCVQVCPTGALFEKIQPAGGTVKRRDFLTYLKTAREKKQWIR; the protein is encoded by the coding sequence GTGACCGTCAAGACCCTCACGCTGGACGGCAAGCCGGTCTCGGCCCGCGAGGACGAGACCATCCTGGACCTGTGCCGCGAGCACAAGGTGCCGCTGCCCACCCTGTGCCACCTGGAGGGGCTGGGCGCGGTGGGCGCCTGCCGGCTCTGCCTGGTGGAGGTGAAGGGCTCGCCCCGCCTCCACCCAGCGTGCACCCTGCGCGCCGAGGAGGGCATGGAGATCACCACCGGCTCCGACCGGCTCAAGCGCTACCGCAGGCAGATCGTGGAGCTGCTCTTCGCCGAGCGGAACCACGTGTGCGCCATCTGCGTGGTCAACGGCCGCTGCGAGCTGCAGGACGTGGCCTACGCGGTGGGGCTGGACCACGTGCGCTACCAGTACCGCCACCCGCCCACCGAGCTGGACGCCAGCCACCCCCGCTTCATGCTCGACCAGGGGCGCTGCGTGCTGTGCACCCGCTGCGTGCGGGTCTGCGACGAGCTGGAGGGGGCCCACACCTGGGACGTGGCCGGGCGCGGCGCCGCCTCCCGCGTCATCACCGACCTGAACCAGCCCTGGGGCAAGAGCGAGTCCTGCACCTCCTGCGGCAAGTGCGTGCAGGTCTGCCCCACCGGCGCCCTCTTCGAGAAGATCCAGCCGGCCGGCGGCACCGTGAAGCGCCGCGACTTCCTCACCTACCTGAAGACCGCCCGGGAGAAGAAGCAATGGATCCGCTGA
- a CDS encoding oxidoreductase — protein sequence MSLMDLDERLLDLAPRMDLVFSPICDVKVFPEDVALTLVEGAVCNQEHVEMAHRLRARSRLVLAFGDCAVTGNVTAIRNALGTALPVLDRAYRDASDLQPQLPYEPGIVPPLLDRVLPLHQVIQVDGFLPGCPPHADLIYAVLDDVLSGRAPDLSGKLRYG from the coding sequence ATGTCGCTCATGGACCTCGACGAGCGCCTGCTCGACCTGGCCCCCCGCATGGACCTGGTCTTCTCGCCCATCTGCGACGTCAAGGTCTTCCCCGAGGACGTGGCCCTCACCCTGGTGGAGGGGGCGGTCTGCAACCAGGAGCACGTGGAGATGGCCCACCGGCTGCGGGCCCGCTCCCGCCTGGTGCTGGCCTTCGGCGACTGCGCCGTCACCGGCAACGTCACCGCCATCCGCAACGCCCTGGGCACCGCCCTGCCGGTGCTGGACCGCGCCTACCGCGACGCCTCCGACCTGCAGCCCCAGCTGCCCTACGAGCCCGGCATCGTGCCGCCGCTGCTCGACCGGGTGCTGCCGCTGCACCAGGTCATCCAGGTGGACGGGTTCCTGCCCGGCTGCCCGCCGCACGCCGACCTCATCTACGCGGTCCTCGACGACGTCCTCTCCGGCCGCGCCCCGGATCTCTCCGGGAAGCTCCGGTACGGGTAG
- a CDS encoding Ni/Fe hydrogenase subunit alpha, which translates to MSQRIVIDPVSRIEGHAKITIHLDGNGEVTDARFHVTEFRGFEKFCEGRSFREMPVITARICGICPVSHLVASAKATDALLAVDIPETAKLLRQVVNLAQLVQSHALSFFHLSSPDWVLGYDSDPARRNVFGLAEARPELAREGIRLRKWGQEVIETVAGRRIHPSWFVPGGVASPLTAAGREKILAGLPEALDVARRTLEGFARTLEAHHEEARVFGNFPSLFMALVGPDGELSHTDGKLRFVDELGDVVADQIDPKDYQTWIGEAVEPWSYLKFPYYKPHGYPEGLYRVGPLARLNCCSRAGTPLADEALAGFRQLGRGAVLSSFHYHYARLIEILYGIERIEQLLADPEILSEDVCAVAMRSRRRGVGASEAPRGTLFHDYQVGAGGVVTRVNLLIATGQNNLAMNRTVAQIARHFVSGRTLEEGLLNRVEAGIRAFDPCLSCSTHAAGKMPLAVELLGPSGELLDTVSR; encoded by the coding sequence ATGAGCCAGCGCATCGTCATCGACCCGGTCTCCCGCATCGAGGGGCACGCCAAGATCACCATCCACCTCGACGGCAACGGCGAGGTGACCGACGCCCGCTTCCACGTCACCGAGTTCCGCGGCTTCGAGAAGTTCTGCGAGGGGCGCTCCTTCCGCGAGATGCCGGTCATCACCGCCCGCATCTGCGGCATCTGCCCGGTGTCGCACCTGGTGGCCTCGGCCAAGGCCACCGACGCCCTGCTGGCGGTGGACATCCCGGAGACCGCCAAGCTGCTGCGCCAGGTGGTCAACCTGGCCCAGCTGGTCCAGTCGCACGCCCTCTCCTTCTTCCACCTCTCCAGCCCGGACTGGGTGCTGGGCTACGACTCCGACCCGGCCAGGCGCAACGTCTTCGGGCTGGCCGAGGCGCGGCCGGAGCTGGCCCGCGAGGGCATCCGGCTGCGCAAGTGGGGGCAGGAGGTCATCGAGACGGTGGCCGGCCGGCGCATCCACCCCTCCTGGTTCGTGCCCGGCGGGGTGGCCTCGCCGCTCACCGCGGCCGGGCGCGAGAAGATCCTGGCCGGCCTGCCCGAGGCGCTCGACGTGGCCCGGCGCACGCTGGAGGGCTTCGCCCGCACGCTGGAGGCGCACCACGAGGAGGCCCGGGTCTTCGGCAACTTCCCCTCGCTCTTCATGGCGCTGGTGGGGCCCGACGGCGAGCTCAGCCACACCGACGGCAAGCTGCGCTTCGTGGACGAGCTGGGCGACGTGGTGGCCGACCAGATCGACCCCAAGGACTACCAGACCTGGATCGGCGAGGCGGTCGAGCCCTGGAGCTACCTCAAGTTCCCCTACTACAAGCCGCACGGCTACCCCGAGGGGCTCTACCGGGTGGGGCCGCTGGCGCGCCTCAACTGCTGCAGCCGCGCCGGCACGCCGCTGGCCGACGAGGCGCTGGCCGGCTTCCGCCAGCTGGGGCGCGGCGCGGTGCTCTCCTCGTTCCACTACCACTACGCCCGGCTCATCGAGATCCTCTACGGCATCGAGCGCATCGAGCAGCTGCTGGCCGACCCCGAGATCCTCTCGGAGGACGTCTGCGCCGTGGCCATGCGCAGCCGCCGCCGCGGCGTGGGGGCCTCGGAGGCGCCGCGCGGCACCCTCTTCCACGACTACCAGGTGGGGGCGGGGGGCGTGGTGACGAGGGTGAACCTGCTCATCGCCACCGGGCAGAACAACCTGGCCATGAACCGCACCGTGGCCCAGATCGCCCGCCACTTCGTCTCGGGCCGCACGCTCGAGGAGGGGCTGCTCAACCGGGTGGAGGCCGGCATCCGGGCCTTCGACCCCTGCCTGTCCTGCTCGACCCACGCGGCTGGTAAGATGCCGCTGGCGGTGGAGCTCCTCGGCCCGTCCGGCGAGCTCCTCGACACCGTCTCGAGGTGA
- a CDS encoding hydrogenase maturation protease, with the protein MILLLALGNGSRGDDGVGVALGRALAAKLPPGSVHVEEAMQLLPEHAEAAARSEAVVFLDATVTGAPGEVHAHHVTTRAPREALLHALTPEEILGLARVAYGKAPQGLLVTVAGKDFSFVERLSDEVLAAVPAAVDKAQAWLAPYLAR; encoded by the coding sequence GTGATCCTGCTGCTGGCGCTCGGCAACGGCTCCCGGGGTGACGACGGGGTGGGCGTGGCGCTCGGCCGGGCGCTGGCCGCCAAGCTGCCGCCCGGCTCGGTGCACGTGGAGGAGGCCATGCAGCTCCTGCCCGAGCACGCCGAGGCGGCGGCGCGATCCGAGGCGGTGGTCTTCCTGGACGCCACCGTGACCGGCGCGCCCGGCGAGGTGCACGCCCACCACGTGACCACCCGGGCGCCCCGCGAGGCGCTGCTGCACGCCCTGACCCCCGAGGAGATCCTGGGGCTGGCGCGGGTGGCCTACGGGAAGGCGCCGCAGGGGCTCCTGGTCACCGTGGCCGGCAAGGACTTCTCCTTCGTGGAGCGGCTCTCCGACGAGGTCCTGGCGGCGGTGCCGGCCGCGGTGGACAAGGCGCAGGCCTGGCTGGCGCCCTACCTGGCGCGCTGA
- a CDS encoding transcriptional repressor: MATPLTEQLRAHGIQPSAQRLAVAEYVLRTLDHPSADEVLARVRGRVPMISRATVYNTLNLLVEKGLLRQFVLAEGRLVFDPHVAPHHHFVDDESGAIHDVPWDALEVRRVEKLQGLDVREYQVVLRGRRGAARQAR; the protein is encoded by the coding sequence ATGGCCACCCCGCTGACGGAGCAGCTCCGCGCCCACGGCATCCAGCCCTCCGCCCAGCGGCTGGCGGTGGCCGAGTACGTGCTCCGCACCCTCGATCACCCCAGCGCCGACGAGGTGCTGGCCCGGGTGCGCGGGCGGGTGCCCATGATCTCGCGGGCCACCGTCTACAACACCTTGAACCTCCTCGTGGAGAAGGGGCTGCTGCGCCAGTTCGTGCTGGCCGAGGGGCGCCTGGTCTTCGATCCGCACGTGGCGCCCCACCACCACTTCGTGGACGACGAGAGCGGCGCCATCCACGACGTGCCCTGGGACGCGCTGGAGGTGCGGCGCGTCGAGAAGCTGCAGGGGCTCGACGTGCGCGAGTACCAGGTGGTGCTGCGCGGCCGCCGCGGCGCGGCCCGCCAGGCCCGCTGA
- the dps gene encoding DNA starvation/stationary phase protection protein Dps, which produces MYRSPSRLPEAARAQIAEALGGTLADGLDLHSQIKVAHWNVKGPHFAAFHPLFEGFATALAGFNDQVAERAVTLGARVGGTSRHVARGSRLTEPPAEVVRDLELAGQLADRIDQYLDGARAARGVAEQAGDQDTQDLLTGVVEEFEKNGWFLRASLER; this is translated from the coding sequence ATGTACCGCTCGCCCAGCCGCCTGCCCGAGGCCGCGCGCGCCCAGATCGCCGAGGCGCTGGGCGGCACCCTCGCCGACGGGCTCGACCTCCACTCGCAGATCAAGGTGGCCCACTGGAACGTGAAGGGGCCCCACTTCGCCGCCTTCCACCCGCTCTTCGAGGGGTTCGCCACCGCCCTGGCCGGCTTCAACGACCAGGTGGCCGAGCGGGCCGTCACCCTGGGCGCCCGGGTGGGCGGCACCAGCCGCCACGTGGCCCGGGGCTCGCGCCTCACCGAGCCGCCGGCCGAGGTGGTGCGCGACCTGGAGCTGGCCGGGCAGCTGGCCGACCGGATCGACCAGTACCTCGACGGCGCCCGGGCTGCGCGCGGCGTGGCCGAGCAGGCCGGCGACCAGGACACCCAGGACCTGCTGACCGGCGTGGTTGAGGAGTTCGAGAAGAACGGCTGGTTCCTCCGGGCGTCGCTGGAGCGGTGA
- a CDS encoding tetratricopeptide repeat protein, which produces MAKAAEKGGAWCERAWFGVSARFAPRMPKSTDPELVKAWQAYGASCAGTVAYEGRLAMAYVLTGQSELAKGVLAPLDRRGGPYGHLVDFGWILIDAVAVFQGVPEEAALAGLAERLRVHTARFPESMEGLSMLGALRTMLGQHEAAVAALSRCTSAPLIDLSGVHRNLTISLAALERYELAKASAEAALELRPELTSDPQWVYAVATTWAALGDLTTAGKALQSIGLEQPAVREDPRYRQAVQFVLERKKASAARK; this is translated from the coding sequence GTGGCGAAGGCGGCCGAGAAGGGCGGTGCATGGTGCGAGCGCGCCTGGTTCGGTGTGTCGGCCAGGTTCGCGCCCCGGATGCCCAAGTCGACGGACCCCGAGCTGGTGAAGGCTTGGCAGGCCTACGGGGCCAGCTGCGCTGGCACCGTGGCCTACGAGGGTCGGCTGGCCATGGCCTATGTGCTGACCGGCCAGTCCGAGCTGGCCAAGGGCGTCCTCGCGCCGCTCGATCGGCGCGGCGGCCCGTATGGCCACCTGGTGGACTTCGGCTGGATCCTGATCGATGCCGTCGCGGTGTTCCAGGGTGTTCCGGAGGAGGCCGCCTTGGCAGGGCTCGCCGAGCGCCTCAGGGTCCACACCGCGCGATTCCCCGAGTCGATGGAGGGTCTCTCCATGCTCGGGGCGCTCCGCACCATGCTCGGCCAGCACGAGGCCGCGGTCGCGGCGCTGAGCAGGTGCACCAGCGCGCCGCTCATCGACCTCTCCGGAGTCCACAGGAACCTCACCATCTCCCTCGCCGCGCTCGAGCGTTACGAGCTGGCCAAGGCGTCGGCGGAGGCCGCGCTGGAGCTCAGGCCGGAGCTGACCTCCGATCCCCAGTGGGTCTACGCGGTGGCGACCACCTGGGCCGCGCTGGGCGATCTGACGACCGCCGGGAAGGCGCTCCAGTCCATCGGCCTGGAGCAACCGGCCGTGCGGGAGGACCCCCGGTACCGGCAAGCGGTCCAGTTCGTGCTCGAGCGGAAGAAGGCCAGCGCGGCGCGCAAGTAG
- a CDS encoding GFA family protein, with the protein MERFAGGCLCGDVRLVATGRPHRVGICHCLDCRKHHGALFDASAVFPQEAVTIDGEVRDYAGRSFCPRCGSSVFSRSGDELEVNLGSLDAPDQLRPTYELWTIRRESWLPPFPLARRYERDRDAAGRSEG; encoded by the coding sequence ATGGAACGCTTCGCTGGTGGCTGCCTGTGCGGTGACGTTCGCCTCGTCGCGACGGGGCGCCCTCACCGGGTCGGGATCTGTCACTGCCTCGACTGCCGGAAACACCACGGGGCCCTCTTCGACGCCTCCGCGGTCTTCCCGCAGGAGGCGGTGACGATCGACGGCGAGGTCCGGGACTACGCGGGGCGGTCCTTCTGCCCGCGCTGCGGCTCGTCGGTCTTCTCGCGCAGCGGAGACGAGCTCGAGGTGAACCTGGGCTCGCTGGACGCCCCGGACCAGCTGCGGCCCACCTACGAGCTGTGGACCATCCGCCGGGAGTCCTGGCTGCCGCCGTTCCCGCTCGCGCGGCGGTACGAGCGCGACCGTGACGCCGCTGGTCGCTCGGAGGGATAG
- a CDS encoding winged helix-turn-helix transcriptional regulator codes for MVQLSRNPLDASFAALSDATRRGVLLQLGRADASITDLAERFQMTLTGMKKHVGVLERAGLVTTEKVGRVRTCTLGPRQLEEETAWLEGHRQRWAERFDALEAVVQELNRKERIK; via the coding sequence ATGGTTCAGCTTTCACGCAACCCCCTCGACGCCTCGTTCGCCGCGCTCTCCGACGCCACCCGGCGCGGCGTGCTCCTGCAGCTCGGCCGCGCCGACGCCTCGATCACGGACCTCGCCGAGCGGTTCCAGATGACGCTGACGGGCATGAAGAAGCACGTCGGCGTCCTGGAGCGGGCCGGGCTGGTGACCACGGAGAAGGTCGGCCGCGTGCGGACCTGCACGCTCGGGCCCCGCCAGCTCGAGGAGGAGACGGCCTGGCTCGAGGGCCACCGCCAGCGCTGGGCCGAGCGGTTCGACGCGCTGGAGGCGGTCGTCCAGGAGCTCAATCGGAAGGAGCGGATCAAGTGA
- a CDS encoding SRPBCC family protein, translated as MKNSTTVERKSERELVVTRTIDGPQRLVWEAWTSSELFGRWWVPKSAPISLLSCELDVRVGGSYRLEFGFDGQTMAFFGRYLEVTPCSRLSWTNDEGGEAAAAITTVTLEERDGKTLLTMSDLHPSKEALDAALSSGSTDGTPETMDQLEALVATLPR; from the coding sequence GTGAAGAACTCGACCACGGTGGAGCGGAAGTCGGAGCGGGAGCTCGTCGTCACGCGCACGATCGACGGGCCGCAGCGCCTCGTCTGGGAGGCGTGGACCAGCTCCGAGCTCTTCGGGAGATGGTGGGTACCGAAGTCGGCCCCCATCTCCCTCCTCTCCTGCGAGCTGGACGTCCGCGTCGGGGGGAGCTACCGCCTCGAGTTCGGCTTCGACGGGCAGACCATGGCGTTCTTCGGGAGGTACCTCGAGGTCACGCCCTGCTCGCGCCTCTCCTGGACCAACGACGAGGGCGGCGAGGCCGCCGCGGCCATCACCACGGTCACGCTCGAGGAGCGCGACGGCAAGACGCTGCTCACGATGAGCGACCTCCACCCGTCCAAGGAGGCGCTCGACGCCGCGCTCTCCTCCGGGTCGACCGACGGGACGCCCGAGACGATGGACCAGCTCGAGGCGCTGGTCGCCACGCTGCCGAGGTGA
- a CDS encoding NAD(P)H-binding protein: MGTSLPDQQTVLLVGGTGRTGRRVLEQLLARGLGVRAIVRSTQGVPAGMAAHPRVALVEGSLLSLSDQDLQGHLRGCDAVVSCLGHTLTVRGVLGPPHDLVTKATTRLCRAIEALRPASPARFILMTSVSVHRPGGLDTRRGAFEKAFLWALRGLLPPARDNQRAADFLQERLGSAGPFLEWAVVRPDTLLEGGVSEYTVHEGLVNGLFAPGQTRMANVADFMCQLVTSPTAWATWRGKAPVVVDVGVGRGGARR, translated from the coding sequence ATGGGGACCTCCCTGCCCGACCAGCAGACCGTGCTCCTCGTCGGCGGCACCGGCCGGACCGGCCGGCGCGTCCTCGAGCAACTCCTCGCTCGCGGCCTCGGCGTCCGGGCCATCGTCCGCTCCACCCAGGGGGTGCCGGCCGGGATGGCGGCGCACCCCCGCGTGGCCCTGGTCGAGGGCAGCCTGCTGTCGCTCTCCGACCAGGACCTGCAGGGCCACCTCCGCGGCTGCGACGCGGTCGTCTCGTGCCTCGGCCACACCCTCACCGTGAGGGGCGTCCTCGGGCCGCCGCACGATCTCGTCACGAAGGCCACCACCAGGCTGTGCCGGGCCATCGAGGCCTTGCGCCCGGCCAGCCCGGCCAGGTTCATCCTCATGACCAGCGTCTCGGTGCATCGCCCGGGCGGGCTCGACACCCGCCGGGGAGCATTCGAGAAGGCCTTCCTGTGGGCGCTCCGCGGCCTGCTCCCGCCCGCCAGGGACAACCAGCGCGCCGCCGACTTCCTGCAGGAGCGCCTCGGGTCAGCCGGCCCGTTCCTGGAGTGGGCGGTGGTCAGGCCCGACACGCTGCTGGAGGGCGGCGTCTCGGAGTACACGGTGCACGAGGGGCTGGTGAACGGCCTCTTCGCGCCCGGTCAGACGCGCATGGCCAACGTGGCCGACTTCATGTGCCAGCTCGTGACCAGCCCGACGGCGTGGGCCACCTGGAGGGGGAAGGCCCCGGTGGTCGTGGACGTGGGGGTGGGGAGGGGTGGGGCCCGCCGCTGA
- a CDS encoding DUF4126 domain-containing protein translates to MEPLTALAQALGLSFASGISLYATAAFVGLAGHLGWIGPLPGALGLLTEPWVFGAAGAVALVESLALLLPVVATTWEAVHTAIRPFAAAAIAVLATWGDPRLAVVAGILGGALGLTTHVTKLALRATIDASPEPVSNAAATAGELGLVAGLAWAVWEHPWLSLAVALGTLVALFLLVRALWRVVGRVFSSLLTVTPPGP, encoded by the coding sequence ATGGAACCACTCACCGCACTCGCCCAGGCCCTCGGCCTCTCCTTCGCGTCCGGCATCAGCCTGTACGCGACGGCGGCCTTCGTGGGGCTGGCCGGGCACCTCGGGTGGATCGGGCCGCTGCCGGGCGCGCTCGGGCTCCTCACCGAGCCATGGGTCTTCGGCGCCGCCGGCGCGGTGGCGCTGGTGGAGTCGCTGGCGCTGCTCCTGCCGGTCGTCGCCACGACCTGGGAGGCGGTCCACACCGCCATCCGGCCCTTCGCCGCCGCTGCCATCGCGGTGCTCGCCACCTGGGGCGACCCCCGACTGGCCGTGGTCGCCGGCATCCTCGGCGGGGCCCTGGGTCTCACCACCCACGTCACCAAGCTGGCGCTGCGGGCCACCATCGACGCCTCGCCCGAGCCGGTCAGCAACGCGGCCGCCACGGCCGGCGAACTCGGGCTGGTGGCGGGCCTCGCCTGGGCCGTGTGGGAGCACCCCTGGCTCTCGCTGGCGGTGGCCCTCGGCACCCTGGTGGCGCTGTTCCTGCTGGTCCGGGCGCTGTGGCGGGTGGTGGGGCGGGTGTTCTCCTCGCTCCTCACGGTGACGCCGCCGGGGCCGTGA
- a CDS encoding dihydrofolate reductase family protein gives MGTISVTAFISIDGVMQGPGSPLEDPSGGFTSGGWLVPYFDEVFGGFMDGVFATQAGFLLGRHTYDIFASHWPKVTDPADLVATKLNTLPKYVVTTRPGLGWGPVTVVTLKDIARLKASVDGELQVHGSPQLARSLLGAGLVDSMNLLVAPVLLGSGKRLFGAEGTSGWSLTSSLRSGTGLIISQYRRAGAVPQGTVPPPQ, from the coding sequence ATGGGGACGATCTCGGTGACGGCCTTCATCTCGATCGACGGCGTGATGCAGGGGCCGGGCAGCCCGCTGGAAGATCCCAGCGGCGGCTTCACCAGTGGCGGCTGGCTGGTGCCGTACTTCGACGAGGTCTTCGGCGGCTTCATGGACGGCGTGTTCGCCACGCAGGCTGGCTTCCTGCTCGGCCGCCACACCTACGACATCTTCGCCTCGCACTGGCCGAAGGTGACCGACCCCGCCGACCTGGTGGCCACCAAGCTCAACACCCTGCCGAAGTACGTGGTGACGACGCGGCCGGGCCTGGGCTGGGGCCCGGTGACGGTCGTCACGCTGAAGGACATCGCCCGGCTGAAGGCGTCGGTCGACGGCGAGCTCCAGGTGCACGGGAGCCCGCAGCTGGCGCGGTCGCTCCTCGGCGCCGGGCTGGTCGATTCGATGAACCTGCTCGTCGCCCCCGTGCTCCTGGGGAGCGGGAAGCGGCTCTTCGGCGCGGAGGGCACCAGCGGGTGGTCGCTCACCAGCTCGCTGCGGTCCGGCACCGGCCTGATCATCAGCCAGTACCGCCGCGCCGGCGCGGTGCCGCAGGGCACCGTCCCCCCGCCGCAGTAG